CTGCAATAGACGGAAGTGCCTGTTTTGCACTATATATAAACGGTTGTGCCTGAATTCCGATTTGTGACAGCATCGTATTTAAAATTCCCTCCGGACTATAAATGTCCATCCATAATGTTGATACAACTGCCAGTGACATAACAACAGGTATAAAAAATGCTACTTTAAAATATTTTTTACAATGGGTCACCTTATTAATTCCAAGTGCAAGAAGCAGAGCACCAATACACTGGAATGGAACAATAATCAGTACAAATTTTACCGTGTTGAAGAATGCTTTCAAAAAGAGTTCATCTTTGAATATATTTGCATAGTTCTTCAACCCAACAAAGCTTGTCATATCTGGATTCAAAGCAAAATAATCAGTAAAACTAAAAATAAATGTCAGCGCCATTGGTAAAAAAAGGAATAAAGTAAGTAATATCAGCGCTGGTCCAAAAAACGCCATTCCTAAAATTGATTCTTTTTTCTTCATTATTTTTTCTTATAACGTTCCAGTTTCGCGTTAATCCTTTCTACAGATTTATCCATTTGTGTCTGGGTATCTTTTCC
The DNA window shown above is from Blautia hansenii DSM 20583 and carries:
- a CDS encoding carbohydrate ABC transporter permease, which produces MKKKESILGMAFFGPALILLTLFLFLPMALTFIFSFTDYFALNPDMTSFVGLKNYANIFKDELFLKAFFNTVKFVLIIVPFQCIGALLLALGINKVTHCKKYFKVAFFIPVVMSLAVVSTLWMDIYSPEGILNTMLSQIGIQAQPFIYSAKQALPSIAVMSVWQGVGYQMIIFLGGLQNINPALYEAAELDHASAWQKFKDITLPELKPLCVFVFITVTIGAFRMLVQPMVMTGGGPDHSTYTLVYDIYETGTMNWEMGLASTMAIVFTVFVVILTIIQNVLTKGKEKKHVDKKAKNS